The Metabacillus schmidteae nucleotide sequence TAAAAATAGGATAATCCCTATTGCTATGGTAAGTAGGATAATTTTTTTATATGACAATGGCGGCCACCTCAATATTGTGAAAGATCAAACATATTATATGTATATTATATACTCTAAAGCCAATTTCTCCTATAACTTAATACTAATAAAATAAATTATATTATTCTACAAAAAAAAAGAGAACCATAGGTCAATAGATCATAATTAGTTACATTAAATGAAATATGTTTAAATACCTATATCAAGCTCACAAAGGATATTTGGTAAAATAAGACTAACAGCAAGACCTTTACTTTATGATGAAAATCTAATAGAATAATTGAATGACTTTGATTTTCGAATTTGAACAAGAGGTGAAATAATGAGGAAGTTTATCAATAACATCCAAAATAATTATATGAGCCTTTTCTTTTTAGCTGTTTTATTATTATGGATAAAAACATATTTCGTTCAACATAATGAATTTAATTTAGGCTTAGAAAATGGTTTGCAGGAATTTCTATTATTTTTTAATCCATTAGGATCAGCTTTATTGTTCCTTGGATTATCCTTATTATCAAGAAAAAGAAAATTACTATGGTTAATTGTGTTCGACTTTTTAATGAGCTTTTTATTGTTTGCCAATGTTGTTTACTACAGATTCTTTAGTGACTTTATTACACTTCCAACATTGACTCAAACGCAAAACTTTGGGGATGTTAGTACTAGTGTAACTTCACTATTGCATACAACAGATATTTTAATTTTCTTGGATCCAATTATTATACTTGTGTTAGGAATTTTATTCCGTCGACAAAACAAACAAGTACCAGTCATTAAGCTTAGAAAAGTGGGTTCTGTTCTATTAGCTGCACTTCTTATTATGAGCATTAACCTTGGACTTGCTGAAAAAGATCGTCCACAGCTATTAACAAGAACATTTGACCGAAACTATATTGTAAAGTATTTAGGTATGTACAACTATACGATTTATGATGCTGTACAAAGTACAAGAGCATCTGCTAAGCGAGCAATGGCAGATAGTAATGATATTACAGAAGTGCTTAACTATACTCGTTCTAATTATGCAAGCCCGAATCCAGAATACTTTGGTGCTGCAAAAGGAATGAATGTTGTTTATCTTCACTTAGAATCGATTCAAAATTTCATTATCGATTATAAGTTAAATGGAGAGGAAGTAACTCCTTTCTTGAATTCACTGACAAAAGATTCTAATACGTTGTATTTTGATAATTTCTTTCATCAAACAGCACAAGGAAAAACAGCTGATGCTGAATTTATGCTGGAAAATTCGTTGTTTGGTCTTCCACAAGGATCTGCTTTTTCAACGAAAGGCTTAAACACGTATCAGTCTGCACCGGCTATTTTAGGTCAAGAGGGATACACTTCGGCTGTATTCCACGGTAACAAAGGCTCGTTCTGGAATCGTGACGAAATTTATAAGTCGTTTGGTTATGATCATTTCTTTGATTCAAGTTATTATGATTTAAAACCAGAAGATCTTGCAGAATATGGCTTAATGGATAAGCCGTTCTTCCAGCAATCAGAAACGTTACTTGAATCATTGCCACAGCCATTTTATACAAAGTTTATAACTGTAACAAACCACTACCCGTATAAAATGGATCAGGAATTAGCAACAATTGAACCTCATACTACTGGAGATCCGTCTGTTGATAACTATTTCCAGACAGTACGCTATGCTGATGAGGCTTTAAAAGAATTCTTTGATTATCTGAAAGAATCTGGTTTAGATAAAAATACAATTGTTGTCATGTATGGTGACCATTACGGTATTTCAGAAAACCATAATAAAGCAATGTCTAAAGTTCTAGGAAAAGAAGTTGGACCATTAGAAAGTTCAGATCTTCAAAGAGTGCCGTTGTTCATTCATGCACCTGGCCTTGAAGGCGGAACGATGCATCAATACGGTGGTCAAATTGATCTTCTTCCTACATTAATGCATTTACTAGGTATTGATACAAAGCAGTATGTACAATTTGGAACAGATTTATTATCAAAAGAACATGATGAACTGGTT carries:
- a CDS encoding LTA synthase family protein — protein: MRKFINNIQNNYMSLFFLAVLLLWIKTYFVQHNEFNLGLENGLQEFLLFFNPLGSALLFLGLSLLSRKRKLLWLIVFDFLMSFLLFANVVYYRFFSDFITLPTLTQTQNFGDVSTSVTSLLHTTDILIFLDPIIILVLGILFRRQNKQVPVIKLRKVGSVLLAALLIMSINLGLAEKDRPQLLTRTFDRNYIVKYLGMYNYTIYDAVQSTRASAKRAMADSNDITEVLNYTRSNYASPNPEYFGAAKGMNVVYLHLESIQNFIIDYKLNGEEVTPFLNSLTKDSNTLYFDNFFHQTAQGKTADAEFMLENSLFGLPQGSAFSTKGLNTYQSAPAILGQEGYTSAVFHGNKGSFWNRDEIYKSFGYDHFFDSSYYDLKPEDLAEYGLMDKPFFQQSETLLESLPQPFYTKFITVTNHYPYKMDQELATIEPHTTGDPSVDNYFQTVRYADEALKEFFDYLKESGLDKNTIVVMYGDHYGISENHNKAMSKVLGKEVGPLESSDLQRVPLFIHAPGLEGGTMHQYGGQIDLLPTLMHLLGIDTKQYVQFGTDLLSKEHDELVPFRNGDFVSPEVVYTGGKYYDSSTGTKVEATEEALKQKEIVEMKLSYSDKLVEGDLLRFYTPQDFTPVDRSKYDYSEMKSVIEKDKSEAAVENAEAATEDTEAKAEKEKVTKTE